One region of Dysidea avara chromosome 1, odDysAvar1.4, whole genome shotgun sequence genomic DNA includes:
- the LOC136239365 gene encoding uncharacterized protein: MSKKQIEDSLYVDDLITGTTTVEQGMELYQNAKYIMKEAGLNLCKWNSNSKSRLSKIAEKEAAPQVLKITAKIFDPLGHLSPFVIQFKIMFRKLCVEKAEWVELLQDDLLRQWRLILMELETINEIRIDRCYFIENSTPVTVQLHASIEAYAAVVYLQVMYSDNSVTSMILASKTRVSPLKVQTISRLELLSAVILSRLFTTIRDRLSSLKPVDMFLWTDSTLVLCWLRSNKPCKQYVSSRINEIHRLTSKENWHHCSGALNPADMPSRGVKGSKLLGSRTWWEGPLFLKLAKEKWPCSDVTDVCEVAQDELISSPPEVVHTLETYVASGARSLVKVFDVIDCTQFSNLHRLLVVTAFTLLKHSRVNDTLATICEEFWILRGRQAVKNVIRHYIICKKMDGRAYPPVNIMPDLPSV; the protein is encoded by the exons ATGTCAAAGAAACAAATAGAGGACAGCCTTTATGTGGATGATTTGATCACTGGCACTACCACTGTAGAGCAAGGGATGGAATTGTATCAGAATGCCAAGTACATCATGAAAGAAGCAGGGTTAAATTTGTGCAAGTGGAACTCTAATTCTAAGTCACGATTGAGTAAGATTGCTGAGAAAGAAGCAGCGCCCCAAG TCTTGAAGATAACTGCAAAGATATTTGATCCCTTGGGTCATCTCAGTCCCTTTGTTATCCAATTTAAGATAATGTTTAGAAAATTGTGTGTTGAGAAGGCGGAGTGGGTTGAGCTATTACAGGACGACCTGCTAAGACAGTGGAGATTGATACTCATGGAGCTTGAGACGATAAACGAGATCAGAATCGACCGATGCTATTTCATTGAAAATTCCACCCCTGTGACTGTTCAACTACATGCTTCAATTGAGGCTTATGCTGCCGTGGTGTATTTACAAGTCATGTACTCAGACAACAGCGTAACATCAATGATCTTGGCATCAAAGACGAGAGTGTCACCTCTGAAGGTTCAAACTATATCCCGGCTTGAATTACTGTCAGCTGTTATCTTATCCCGACTTTTTACAACAATTAGAGACCGTTTGTCATCTTTAAAGCCTGTGGACATGTTTTTGTGGACAGACTCAACTTTAGTGTTGTGTTGGCTTCGTAGTAATAAACCCTGCAAACAGTATGTTAGCAGCCGAATAAATGAGATTCATCGATTGACGAGCAAAGAGAATTGGCACCACTGCTCTGGAGCACTAAATCCAGCTGACATGCCATCCAGAGGTGTGAAAGGGTCCAAGTTGTTGGGCAGTAGAACATGGTGGGAAGGACCTCTGTTCCTTAAACTAGCTAAAGAGAAATGGCCTTGCTCAGATGTGACCGATGTTTGTGAAGTGGCCCAAGATGAATTAATATCAAGCCCTCCGGAAGTGGTCCATACACTGGAAACCTATGTTGCAAGTGGTGCACGTAGTCTAGTTAAAGTGTTTGATGTGATTGATTGTACTCAGTTCAGCAATCTGCACCGTCTTCTAGTGGTGACTGCTTTTACACT ACTAAAGCACAGCAGAGTCAATGACACTCTTGCAACAATCTGTGAAGAATTCTGGATATTGAGGGGAAGGCAGGCAGTTAAGAATGTCATACGACACTATATTATTTGTAAGAAGATGGATGGTCGTGCTTATCCCCCAGTGAACATCATGCCTGATTTGCCGAGTGTCTGA